Within the Candidatus Cloacimonadota bacterium genome, the region GGAAGTTGAACTACCGGCATTTGCCAGATTTCAGAAATGCCGTCAGTTTTATTTCTTAAAAAAGCATCTACTTTCCGCAATGCATCCAGGTTCTGCTTTTCTAAATATAATTCCTTAAGTTGCAAATCATCGACAGGATTTATTGAAAAAACAAGTCGATTAACTGTTTCAAGTTTATTTATTACTTTGGATGAACATACATTGATCGTTTTCCAGTTAGGAGAAACAGTTTCTTTGAACCAAACAACAGCCGGATGATGATATGTGCGGAAATCTCCCTGAACTCCAACGCTTTTGATTGGAAGTATCTTACCTTCCATTTGAAATTCATCCAGAATCTTATTCAACTGCTTTTCTTCTTTTTGATGTTCATCCTGGGGTACGGAAGAATTGGAACAAATAACTCTGATCGCTAATCCCGGACCGGGAAACGGATGGCGATGAACAAGTTTGTACGGAAGACCGAGTTCTTCACCAAGTTTCCGAACTTCATCTTTGTACAATTCCCTTATCGGCTCGATGATCTTTCCTTCTTTTAACATCTTCTCGATTTCACTGACGCGATTGTGATGCGTCTTGATCAAGGCAGCTTTATCAGTTGCTCCGCTTTCGATCGTATCAGGATATATCGTTCCCTGAACCAGCAAAAATTCCTCTTTTTGGGAAAGTTTCGTTAATTCTTCATTAGCGATATCAACAAAAAGTTTCCCGATCATTTTCCGCTTTTCTTCAGGATCCGTAACGCCTTTCAATTCTTCCAGGTAAAGGTCTTCCGCTTCGATTATCTTGATATTTTTGAAGTTCAGTTCAGCGAAGTGATCCATAATTTCTCTGGATTCGTTCTGACG harbors:
- the guaA gene encoding glutamine-hydrolyzing GMP synthase; the protein is MKKIIIVDFGGQYTHLIARRIRDLGVYSEIVHPKDFETNKDIVGVIFSGGPQSVNTEDAFRINLDMGKNKIPILGICYGHQLLAKMIGGEIESGENKEYGFTSINCDIENSKLLKDLNSKQKVWMSHGDFVSRLPQDFKITASSDSIKIAAFESKKYFGFQFHPEVTHTENGMKMLDNFVKLCTNERNWNVKNFKEQLITEIREQVRDRKLVLLLSGGVDSLVALELCIQAVGNENVHSIHIDTGFMRQNESREIMDHFAELNFKNIKIIEAEDLYLEELKGVTDPEEKRKMIGKLFVDIANEELTKLSQKEEFLLVQGTIYPDTIESGATDKAALIKTHHNRVSEIEKMLKEGKIIEPIRELYKDEVRKLGEELGLPYKLVHRHPFPGPGLAIRVICSNSSVPQDEHQKEEKQLNKILDEFQMEGKILPIKSVGVQGDFRTYHHPAVVWFKETVSPNWKTINVCSSKVINKLETVNRLVFSINPVDDLQLKELYLEKQNLDALRKVDAFLRNKTDGISEIWQMPVVQLP